CGATCGTCCCCACGAAGACATGGTGCTCCTGGGTGACCAGCGCGACGTGCCCGCGCAGCGTCTCCAGCGGCAGGTCGGTGACCGGCACCCCACCGACCCTCATCGACCCGCTGGTCGGCGCGTTGATCCCGGCCATCAGCCGGCCCAGCGTCGACTTGCCCGAGCCCGACGGCCCGACGATCGCCAACCGCTCCCCCATCGACAGGTCCAGGTCGATGCCGTGCAGCACCTCGCGTCCGTCGCCATAGTGGAACTTCACCGCACGGGCCACCAGCTTCTCGTCGGCGGGCATCGCGTCCGGCACCGGCTCCCGGTCGGGCGGGACGTCGGCGACGCCGATGATCCGCGACAGCGCGGTCGCGCCAATCTGCAGCTCGTCCATCCAGCCGAGCAGCTCGTTCACCGGGCCGATCAGCTGCGTTCCGTACAGCGCCACCGCGGTGACTTCGCCGACGGTCGCCGCGCCGGTGGAAACCAGATAGGCGCCCCAACCGATCACCACCACGATCGGCACCAGGAACGACAGCTCGGTGGTGGGCAGCCAGACCGTGCGCAGGTTCAGCGTGTACCGCTCGGACTCGCGCCGCTCCAGCACCGCGGCGTCGATCTTCGCCTGCTGCGCCGGCGCCAGGCTGAGTGCCTCGATGGTGCGCGCGCCCTCGACGGTCTCGGAGATCACTCCGCTCAGCAGCGCATGCGACGCGAGTTGCCGCTGGTAACCGCGACCGGAGCGGCGCAGGTACCAGCGGGTCACCAGCGCGATCGAGGGCACCCCGACCAGCAGCCCGAGCGCCACCAGCGGGTTGGTCAGGAACGCGGCGACCAGGGTCAGCAGCGTGGTTGCCGCGGCGACGAGGACGCGCGGGATGCCGAAGCGCACCGTCTGCGAGAGGCTCGAGATGTCGTTGGTGGTGCGTGCCAGCAAGTCGCCGGTGCCGGCACGTTCGACCACCGACAGCGGCAGTCTGCCGACGGTGGCCATGAACTGCTCGCGCAGCTTCGCGAACACGGTTTCGCCGAGCACCATCGCCTGCTTCTGCGCGAACCGGCTGACGAAGCCTTGCACCGAGTACGCGGCCACCAGGATCAGCGCGGCGATGGTGATGCCGAGCTGGGTGGCGGTGCCCGTGGTCATCGCGTCGATCATCCGGCCGATCAGCCACGGCCCGGCCAGCCCGCCGAGTGCGGCGATGCTGTGCAGCACCAGCACGCTGGCGAGCGCGCCGCGGTGCTCGCGGATCAGCGCCCGCGCGGTGGCGCGCACGGTCTTCGCGTCAGCGATCGGCAGCAACATCCGTCCTCGCCTCCTGCCGTTGCTCGTGCGTCGGCGCTGTGATGATCGGGATGGCGCCGGTCTGCTCGGCCTCGTGCCAGAGCGTTTCGATGGCGCCGGTGCCGGCATCCTGGAGGTCTTCCCCAGCGGCCGGCTCGGCGGAGCTCATGCTGCGCGCCACCACCGACCGATACAGGTAGCCGAGCTCGTCCTGCTGCCGCATCAGCTCGCCGTGGATGCCGCTGCCAACCAGCCGGCCGTTCTGCAGCACCCGGATCACGTCCATCCGGTCCAGGATCAGCGGACTCGCCGACACCACCACGGTTGTCCGCTCGGCGCGGGCCTGGCGCAGGCTCTCAGCGATCTGCGCTTCGGTGTGCGCGTCCACGGCGCTGGTCGGCTCGATCAGCACCAGCACCTCGGCGTCGGCGAGCAGCGCCCGCGCGAGACTGAGCCGCTGCCGCTGCCCGCCCGAGAACGAGCGGCCGCGCTCGGCGACCACCTCGTGAAGCCCGGCTGGCAACCCGGCGATGGTCTCGGTCGCGGCGGCGTGCTCGAGCGCCCGGCTGACCGCCCGCAGCTGCGCGGTTTCGGTGCTCTCGAACGCCGGGTCGCGGGCCTTCTTCACGTCGAGGCCGTCGATCAGCGAACCCTGGAACAGGTGCGGGTGCGCGTCGCTGACCACGATCCGGCGGCGCAGTTCGGCAACCGGAACGGTGCGGTGGTCGACGCCACCCCAGAGCACCGGCGCCTCCTCGTGCACATCGTCCCGGAACCGGCCGAGCCTGGTCGCGATGGCGGCCGCGGCATCCGGGTCCACGTCGACGAGGCCGGTGAAGCGTCCCGGCTCGATGATGACGCCGGATGCCACATCCACCAGTTCCGCGCCGGCCTCAGGGGCCCGGCTCGGCCCTTCGACGTCCCGCGCTGCGGCGCGGATACGCAGCACGTCGAGGATCCGGCGGGTGGCGACCAGCCCGCGGGCGAAGATCTGGGTGGCCTCCACCCCGGTGCGCAGCGGGATCACCAGGAAAGTCGCGTATCCGTAGAAGGCGACCAGCTCGCCGACGCTGATCGCGCCGTCGAGCACCAGGCGGGCGCCGTACCAGACGATGAAGGCGAGGAACACGCCGGGCAGGAACACCTGCAGCCCGTCCAGCCAGGACTGCAGCTGGGCGAGGTGCGTGCCGGCTCGTCTCACGCCTTGCGAGCGGGCGGCGTAGCGGGCGACGAACTCGTCTTCACCGCCGATGCCGCGCAGCACCCGGAGCCCGGCGACCGTATCGGCGCCGAGGGTGGTGAGCAGTCCGGTTTGTTCTCGCCAGGCGGCCTGCCGGGAGTGCAGAGGCCGGATCAGCAAGGTGAGCAGTGCCGCCAGCACCGGCACCCCGATGAGTACCACCAGGCCGAGTTCGACCGAGGTGGTGAGCATGATCCCGGAGACGACGAGGTAGGCGACGATGCCGCCGATCAGCCGGGCGACGACGTCGAACATGACGCCGAGGCTGAGCGCATCCGTGGACACGGTGGCGACGATCTCGCCGGAGGCGGTGGTCGCGGTGATCGCCGATCCGGTCTCGGCGGAGTGGTGGCCGATCAGCCGGCCGGCGCGGAGGGCACTGCGCACGAAGTTCTTCACCGCCATCCGGTGCCGCAGCATTCCGGTCAGCGCCTGCACGATCGCGACACCGAGCAGCGCGGCGCACCACCAGAGCACGTCTGGCGACGGGTTGGCCACGCCGTCGTCGATCGCCCGGCCGAGCAGGTAAGGCCAGAAGGCCTGGCAGAGCATCCAGATGACGCCGAAGAGGATGCCGCCG
The Diaminobutyricimonas sp. LJ205 genome window above contains:
- a CDS encoding ABC transporter ATP-binding protein, which produces MLLPIADAKTVRATARALIREHRGALASVLVLHSIAALGGLAGPWLIGRMIDAMTTGTATQLGITIAALILVAAYSVQGFVSRFAQKQAMVLGETVFAKLREQFMATVGRLPLSVVERAGTGDLLARTTNDISSLSQTVRFGIPRVLVAAATTLLTLVAAFLTNPLVALGLLVGVPSIALVTRWYLRRSGRGYQRQLASHALLSGVISETVEGARTIEALSLAPAQQAKIDAAVLERRESERYTLNLRTVWLPTTELSFLVPIVVVIGWGAYLVSTGAATVGEVTAVALYGTQLIGPVNELLGWMDELQIGATALSRIIGVADVPPDREPVPDAMPADEKLVARAVKFHYGDGREVLHGIDLDLSMGERLAIVGPSGSGKSTLGRLMAGINAPTSGSMRVGGVPVTDLPLETLRGHVALVTQEHHVFVGTIADNLRLAKPGADVAELESALAVVDALIWVRHMPDGLETQVGSGGVVLTPAQAQQIALARLVLLDPQTLVLDEATSLLDPGAARDLESSLERVLAGRTVVAIAHRLHTAHDADRVAVVQAGRIVELGPHESLVAAGGEYAALWTSWHHEDAGHA
- a CDS encoding ABC transporter ATP-binding protein, whose product is MTSPAGTSRTPGSTSSSTSSPLPFASEPPPRLESVPRFLLWQASRQKQFLIGGILFGVIWMLCQAFWPYLLGRAIDDGVANPSPDVLWWCAALLGVAIVQALTGMLRHRMAVKNFVRSALRAGRLIGHHSAETGSAITATTASGEIVATVSTDALSLGVMFDVVARLIGGIVAYLVVSGIMLTTSVELGLVVLIGVPVLAALLTLLIRPLHSRQAAWREQTGLLTTLGADTVAGLRVLRGIGGEDEFVARYAARSQGVRRAGTHLAQLQSWLDGLQVFLPGVFLAFIVWYGARLVLDGAISVGELVAFYGYATFLVIPLRTGVEATQIFARGLVATRRILDVLRIRAAARDVEGPSRAPEAGAELVDVASGVIIEPGRFTGLVDVDPDAAAAIATRLGRFRDDVHEEAPVLWGGVDHRTVPVAELRRRIVVSDAHPHLFQGSLIDGLDVKKARDPAFESTETAQLRAVSRALEHAAATETIAGLPAGLHEVVAERGRSFSGGQRQRLSLARALLADAEVLVLIEPTSAVDAHTEAQIAESLRQARAERTTVVVSASPLILDRMDVIRVLQNGRLVGSGIHGELMRQQDELGYLYRSVVARSMSSAEPAAGEDLQDAGTGAIETLWHEAEQTGAIPIITAPTHEQRQEARTDVAADR